The proteins below come from a single Benincasa hispida cultivar B227 chromosome 4, ASM972705v1, whole genome shotgun sequence genomic window:
- the LOC120076693 gene encoding uncharacterized protein LOC120076693 isoform X2, with translation MKTEEASFYTMDEAAVNSSNISKNPLIPSFKKRQSDVQVFCSPEGKVGQPQSDIQVRCSLEGKAGQPQSDGLQTENPNRLNVNTTNNLIRRENVEILKLHRGSRIATSSESAKVVFKNNLNFAFISMECQQTKLAEIDSPIIKDKAAGVSTVASSSTSGRSNSEPLKKLPFDFPTLKSSGPTMPEVLISKEAQGSLSAIPHHDSGSPLVEGLPCFNISISPNFDRASKLTSKPHLPRPYQKHFIRKKTSFRNIWTTMMNADLLEDCCIKVQIPICSTTSRRV, from the exons ATGAAAACAGAGGAAGCATCTTTCTACACTATGGATGAAGCAGCAGTAAACTCTTCAAATATCTCAAAAAACCCCCTAATTCCCAGTTTTAAGAAGAGACAAAGTGATGTTCAAGTCTTTTGCTCGCCGGAAGGAAAGGTTGGCCAACCTCAAAGTGATATTCAAGTCCGTTGCTCGCTGGAAGGGAAGGCTGGCCAACCTCAATCCGATGGACTGCAAACCGAAAATCCCAACCGGTTAAATGTGAACACAACCAACAATTTAATAAGGAGAGAGAATGTTGAGATTTTAAAACTACACAGAGGCAGTCGAATAGCCACATCTTCGGAAAGcgcaaaagttgtttttaaaaataatttaaactttGCTTTTATTTCGATGGAATGCCAACAGACCAAACTAGCCGAAATAGACTCTCCAATCATTAAAGATAAGGCAGCAGGGGTCTCGACAGTAGCATCCTCATCAACATCAGGCCGTTCGAATTCTGAACCACTCAAAAAGCTTCCTTTTGACTTCCCAACTCTCAAGTCATCGGGACCTACAATGCCAGAAGTGTTGATTTCTAAAGAAGCCCAAGGGTCCCTTTCAGCAATTCCTCACCACGATTCTGGCTCACCATTAGTAGAAGGCCTCCCATGTTTCAATATTAGTATTTCACCAAATTTTGATCGAGCATCAAAACTCACAAGCAAACCTCACCTACCAAGACCTTATCAAAAGCACTTCATAAGAAAGAAGACTTCCTTCCGAAATATCTGGACAACCATGATGAACGCAGACCTGCTTGAGGATTGCTGCATCAAAGTTCAAATTCCTATTTGCTCTACCACCAG TCGAAGAGTTTGA